The Labilithrix sp. genome includes a window with the following:
- a CDS encoding HNH endonuclease, translating to MQTLMLTPWMAPHKIISWQRAVVLTYLGKVEVIETWDAELRGPSATMLTPAVVRLKKGSVSTKQSVRFSRVNVFTRDKFRCQYCGEKKTLKQLNYDHVVPRVQGGKTVWENIVTSCYPCNDRKGSRTPEQAGMKLLRQPKKPTSLPVVPPIRLSDGALPETWQPYCDGFQEPAPLSA from the coding sequence ATGCAAACGCTGATGCTGACCCCCTGGATGGCGCCCCACAAAATCATCTCCTGGCAGCGTGCCGTCGTCCTCACCTACCTCGGCAAGGTCGAAGTCATCGAGACCTGGGACGCGGAGCTCCGCGGCCCGAGCGCGACGATGCTCACCCCCGCCGTCGTCCGGCTGAAGAAGGGGTCCGTGTCGACGAAGCAGTCTGTCCGGTTCTCCCGCGTGAACGTGTTCACCCGGGACAAGTTCCGGTGCCAGTACTGCGGCGAGAAGAAGACTCTCAAGCAGCTGAACTACGACCACGTCGTCCCTCGTGTGCAGGGAGGAAAGACCGTCTGGGAGAACATCGTCACCTCCTGCTACCCGTGCAACGATCGGAAGGGAAGCCGCACGCCCGAGCAGGCCGGCATGAAGCTGCTGCGGCAGCCGAAGAAGCCGACCTCGCTCCCCGTCGTCCCGCCCATCCGCCTCTCGGACGGGGCCCTGCCGGAGACCTGGCAGCCGTACTGCGACGGCTTCCAGGAGCCGGCTCCGCTCTCGGCCTGA